The following proteins come from a genomic window of Mycolicibacterium rufum:
- a CDS encoding helix-turn-helix transcriptional regulator → MVDPLPELGNTGVVKIRPEDTSAPSSALPHAADGDTRTAIVKLLLESGPTTASSIGDRLGLSAAGVRRHLDALIEAGDAQAKSAAAWQQEGRGRPAKRYQLTAAGRAKLEHTYDDLASAAMRALRDIGGDDAVHTFARRRIDTILAGVDPVPAAATAEDVEAAADRVAGALTRAGYATTTTRVRGPVRGVQICQHHCPVSHVAEEFPELCEAEQQAMAEVLGTHVQRLATIVNGDCACTTHVPLNPAGH, encoded by the coding sequence TTGGTGGACCCGCTTCCGGAATTGGGTAACACTGGTGTTGTGAAAATCCGTCCGGAGGATACGAGCGCGCCGTCGTCGGCGCTGCCGCATGCCGCCGACGGGGACACCAGAACGGCCATCGTGAAGTTGCTGCTGGAGTCGGGCCCGACGACGGCGAGCAGCATCGGTGACCGGTTGGGGCTCTCGGCCGCCGGTGTGCGCCGGCATCTCGACGCATTGATCGAGGCGGGAGACGCCCAGGCGAAGTCGGCCGCGGCCTGGCAGCAGGAGGGTCGCGGCAGACCCGCCAAGCGGTATCAGCTGACGGCGGCCGGGCGCGCGAAGCTCGAGCACACCTACGACGATCTGGCCTCGGCCGCGATGCGCGCCCTGCGCGACATCGGCGGCGACGACGCGGTGCACACCTTCGCGCGTCGGCGCATCGACACGATCCTGGCCGGGGTGGACCCCGTCCCCGCGGCCGCCACCGCGGAAGACGTCGAGGCCGCGGCCGACCGGGTGGCCGGCGCGCTGACCCGCGCCGGGTACGCGACCACCACCACGCGGGTGCGCGGACCGGTCCGGGGTGTGCAGATCTGCCAGCACCACTGCCCGGTGTCGCACGTGGCCGAGGAGTTCCCCGAACTCTGCGAGGCCGAACAGCAGGCGATGGCCGAGGTGCTGGGTACCCACGTCCAGCGCCTCGCGACGATCGTCAACGGCGACTGCGCCTGTACCACCCACGTCCCGCTCAACCCGGCAGGGCACTGA
- a CDS encoding ABC transporter ATP-binding protein, protein MTPHPASSTPVRLRGVRKQYGSTVAVSDLDLEVGAAEIFALLGPNGAGKTTTVEMCEGFLRPDGGTIEILGLDPVSDNAAVRARTGVMLQGGGAYPAARAGEMLDLVASYAANPLDPQWLLDTLGLTDSARTTYRRLSGGQQQRLALACAVVGRPELVFLDEPTAGMDAHARLVVWELIDALRRDGVTVVLTTHQLTEAEELADRILIIDRGVAVASGTPTELMRNGAENQLRFRAPRMLDLSLLIAALPESYRATETSPGEYLVEGRIDPQVLATVTAWCARLDVLATDMRVEQRSLEDVFLELTGRELRK, encoded by the coding sequence GTGACCCCCCACCCCGCTTCGTCGACGCCCGTGCGGCTGCGTGGTGTGCGCAAGCAGTACGGCTCGACGGTGGCGGTGTCCGACCTCGACCTGGAGGTCGGTGCCGCCGAGATCTTCGCGCTGCTGGGCCCCAATGGGGCAGGCAAGACCACCACGGTCGAAATGTGCGAGGGCTTCCTGCGGCCCGACGGCGGCACCATCGAGATCCTCGGCCTGGACCCGGTGAGCGACAACGCCGCGGTGCGCGCCCGCACCGGCGTGATGCTCCAGGGCGGCGGCGCGTACCCGGCCGCACGCGCGGGCGAGATGCTCGACCTCGTCGCCTCCTACGCCGCCAACCCACTGGATCCGCAGTGGCTGCTCGACACGCTGGGCCTGACGGATTCGGCCCGCACCACCTACCGCCGGCTGTCCGGCGGTCAGCAGCAGCGGCTCGCCCTCGCGTGCGCCGTCGTCGGGCGGCCCGAGCTGGTGTTCCTCGACGAGCCGACGGCCGGGATGGACGCGCACGCCCGCCTGGTGGTGTGGGAGCTGATCGACGCGCTGCGACGCGACGGAGTCACCGTCGTGCTGACCACCCATCAACTCACCGAGGCCGAGGAACTCGCCGACCGCATCCTGATCATCGATCGCGGCGTGGCCGTCGCGAGCGGAACCCCGACGGAGTTGATGCGCAACGGCGCCGAGAATCAGCTGCGGTTCCGCGCGCCCCGAATGCTCGACCTGTCGCTGCTCATCGCGGCGCTGCCCGAGAGTTACCGCGCCACCGAGACGAGCCCGGGCGAGTATCTCGTCGAGGGCCGCATCGATCCGCAGGTGCTGGCGACCGTCACCGCGTGGTGCGCGCGGCTGGATGTGCTGGCCACCGACATGCGGGTGGAACAGCGCAGCCTCGAAGACGTCTTCCTCGAACTGACGGGGCGGGAATTGCGGAAATGA
- the sufB gene encoding Fe-S cluster assembly protein SufB, which translates to MTLTPEVKPEALTQEETIASLGRYGYGWADSDVAGASAQRGLSEAVVRDISAKKSEPEWMLDIRLKALRTFDKKPMPNWGSDLDGIDFDNIKYFVRSSEKQAATWDDLPADIKNTYDKLGIPEAEKQRLVSGVAAQYESEVVYHSIREDLEAQGVIFLDTDSGLREHPELFREYFGTVIPAGDNKFSALNTAVWSGGSFIYVPKGVHVDIPLQAYFRINTENMGQFERTLIIVDEDAYVHYVEGCTAPIYKSDSLHSAVVEIIVKPGGRCRYTTIQNWSNNVFNLVTKRARAEAGATMEWVDGNIGSKVTMKYPAVWMTGERAKGEVLSVAFAGEGQHQDTGAKMLHLAPNTSSNIVSKSVARGGGRASYRGLVQVNKGAHGSRSSVKCDALLVDTISRSDTYPYVDIREDDVTMGHEATVSKVSEDQMFYLMSRGLTEDEAMAMVVRGFVEPIAKELPMEYALELNRLIELQMEGAVG; encoded by the coding sequence ATGACACTCACACCCGAGGTCAAGCCCGAGGCGTTGACCCAGGAGGAGACCATCGCCTCTCTGGGCCGGTACGGCTACGGCTGGGCCGACTCCGACGTCGCCGGGGCCAGCGCCCAGCGCGGGTTGTCCGAGGCCGTGGTGCGCGACATCTCGGCGAAGAAGAGCGAGCCCGAGTGGATGCTCGACATCCGCCTCAAGGCCCTGCGCACCTTCGACAAGAAGCCCATGCCGAACTGGGGCTCCGACCTCGACGGCATCGACTTTGACAACATCAAGTACTTCGTGCGGTCCAGCGAGAAGCAGGCCGCCACGTGGGACGACCTGCCCGCGGACATCAAGAACACCTACGACAAGCTCGGCATCCCCGAGGCGGAGAAGCAGCGCCTGGTCTCCGGTGTGGCCGCGCAGTACGAGTCCGAGGTGGTCTACCACTCGATCCGCGAGGACCTCGAGGCGCAGGGCGTCATCTTCCTCGACACCGACTCGGGTCTGCGTGAGCACCCGGAGCTGTTCCGCGAGTACTTCGGCACGGTGATCCCGGCCGGCGACAACAAGTTCTCCGCGCTGAACACCGCGGTGTGGTCGGGCGGTTCGTTCATCTACGTCCCCAAGGGCGTGCACGTCGACATCCCGCTGCAGGCCTACTTCCGGATCAACACCGAGAACATGGGCCAGTTCGAGCGCACGCTGATCATCGTCGACGAGGACGCCTACGTGCACTACGTCGAGGGCTGCACCGCGCCGATCTACAAGAGCGATTCGCTGCACAGCGCCGTCGTCGAGATCATCGTCAAGCCCGGCGGCCGGTGCCGCTACACGACCATTCAGAACTGGTCGAACAACGTCTTCAACCTGGTGACCAAGCGGGCCCGCGCCGAGGCCGGCGCCACCATGGAGTGGGTCGACGGCAACATCGGCTCCAAGGTCACGATGAAGTACCCCGCGGTGTGGATGACCGGTGAGCGCGCCAAGGGTGAGGTGCTGTCCGTGGCGTTCGCCGGGGAGGGCCAGCATCAGGACACCGGCGCCAAGATGCTGCACCTGGCGCCCAACACGTCGAGCAACATCGTGTCGAAGTCGGTGGCCCGCGGCGGCGGCCGGGCGTCCTACCGCGGCCTGGTTCAGGTCAACAAGGGGGCGCATGGGTCCCGCTCGAGCGTGAAATGCGATGCGCTGCTGGTGGACACGATCAGCCGCTCGGATACCTATCCCTACGTCGACATCCGCGAGGACGACGTCACGATGGGCCACGAGGCCACCGTGTCGAAGGTCAGCGAGGATCAGATGTTCTATCTGATGAGCCGCGGGCTGACCGAGGACGAGGCGATGGCGATGGTCGTGCGCGGCTTCGTCGAGCCGATCGCCAAGGAGCTGCCGATGGAGTACGCGCTTGAGCTCAACCGGCTGATCGAGCTGCAGATGGAAGGCGCGGTCGGATAG
- the mptB gene encoding polyprenol phosphomannose-dependent alpha 1,6 mannosyltransferase MptB, translated as MAARRHSLSTSIAGLHGDERTVGSPLDPAELVALHRTRLFGATGTVLMAIGALGAGARPVVQDPTFGVRLLNLPSRIQTVSLTMTTTGAVMMTLAWLMLGRFALGKRRMTRSQVDRTLLLWAVPLLIAPPMYSKDVYSYLAQSEISLQGSDPYRVGPAPGLGLDHVFTLSVPSLWRETPAPYGPLFLWIGRGISAITGENIVEAVLFHRLMVLLGVGLIVWATPRLARRCGVAEVSALWLGATNPLLFMHLVAGIHNEALMLGLMLAGTEFALRGIAAISRTAVAAHGRWYAPGMLLAGTVLITMSSQVKLPGLLALGFVAMALANRWGGTVKAFFLAGGALGAVSLAVMALIGWASGLGFGWLFTLGTANVVRSWMSPPTLLALGTGQVGILLGLGDHTTAVLALTRAIGVSLIAIIVTWLLFAVLRGRLHPVGGLGVALGVTVLLFPVVQPWYLLWAIIPLAAWATRPGFRTAVIAVTLIVGIFGPTANGDRFALFQIVLATLASTVIVLALIALTYRWLPWRAIPEAASGRVDEPVAPPAKSDAYAESP; from the coding sequence GTGGCAGCCCGCCGACACTCGCTCAGCACGTCGATCGCCGGCCTGCACGGCGACGAGCGGACCGTCGGCAGCCCGCTCGACCCCGCCGAGCTGGTCGCACTGCACCGCACGCGCCTGTTCGGGGCGACCGGCACCGTGCTGATGGCGATCGGCGCGCTGGGCGCCGGCGCGCGGCCCGTGGTGCAGGATCCCACGTTCGGGGTGCGGCTGCTCAACCTGCCGTCCCGGATCCAGACGGTCTCGCTGACGATGACCACCACCGGTGCGGTGATGATGACGCTGGCGTGGCTGATGCTCGGCCGGTTCGCGCTGGGTAAGCGGCGGATGACCCGCAGCCAGGTCGACCGCACCCTTTTGCTCTGGGCCGTGCCGCTGCTGATCGCCCCGCCGATGTACAGCAAGGACGTCTACTCCTACCTCGCGCAGAGCGAGATCTCGCTGCAGGGCAGCGACCCCTACCGGGTGGGCCCGGCGCCGGGCCTGGGCCTGGACCACGTGTTCACGCTCTCGGTGCCCAGCCTGTGGCGGGAGACGCCCGCGCCGTACGGGCCGCTGTTCCTGTGGATCGGGCGTGGCATCTCGGCGATCACCGGCGAGAACATCGTCGAGGCCGTGCTGTTCCACCGGCTGATGGTGCTGCTCGGCGTCGGCCTGATCGTGTGGGCCACGCCCCGGCTGGCGCGGCGCTGCGGTGTCGCCGAGGTCAGCGCGCTGTGGCTGGGTGCGACGAATCCGCTGCTGTTCATGCACCTGGTGGCGGGCATCCACAACGAGGCGCTGATGCTCGGGTTGATGCTCGCCGGTACCGAGTTCGCGCTGCGGGGCATCGCCGCGATCTCGAGGACGGCGGTGGCCGCCCACGGCCGCTGGTACGCCCCCGGCATGCTGCTCGCCGGAACCGTGCTCATCACGATGTCCTCGCAGGTGAAGCTGCCGGGGCTGCTGGCGCTGGGCTTCGTCGCGATGGCGCTGGCCAACCGCTGGGGCGGCACCGTGAAGGCGTTCTTCCTCGCCGGCGGCGCGCTGGGCGCGGTCTCGCTGGCGGTGATGGCGCTGATCGGCTGGGCCAGCGGCCTCGGCTTCGGCTGGCTGTTCACCCTCGGCACCGCCAACGTCGTGCGCAGCTGGATGTCACCGCCGACGCTGCTCGCGCTGGGCACCGGACAGGTCGGCATCCTGCTCGGCCTCGGCGACCACACCACGGCCGTCCTCGCGCTGACCCGCGCCATCGGCGTCAGCCTGATCGCGATCATCGTCACCTGGCTGCTGTTCGCGGTGCTGCGCGGCCGGCTTCACCCGGTCGGCGGGCTCGGCGTCGCCCTCGGGGTGACCGTGCTGCTTTTCCCGGTCGTGCAGCCCTGGTACCTGCTGTGGGCGATCATCCCGCTCGCCGCCTGGGCCACCCGGCCCGGCTTCCGCACCGCGGTCATCGCCGTGACGCTGATCGTCGGGATCTTCGGCCCGACCGCCAACGGCGACCGGTTCGCACTGTTCCAGATCGTCCTCGCGACGCTGGCGAGCACCGTCATCGTGCTGGCGCTGATCGCCCTGACCTACCGGTGGCTGCCATGGCGGGCCATCCCCGAGGCCGCGTCGGGGCGGGTCGACGAACCGGTCGCGCCGCCCGCGAAGTCCGACGCCTACGCTGAATCTCCGTGA